The Lathyrus oleraceus cultivar Zhongwan6 chromosome 5, CAAS_Psat_ZW6_1.0, whole genome shotgun sequence genome includes the window TATTAGTAAGGTTTTCTTAAAAGACTAAATGATGAAATAATTCTTGAAGTCTTAAGAAATTAGATAGTCCATCGAATGAAATAAGATTCAACAAATTATACAAGCATGCCATCAGAATTCTAGGTATAGCCTACTGTGCAAGCTAAAAATTCTTAGGGTCTCAAAGACAGCATTAATCTAAtcaaattaaataataataataatattaataataataatggtaataataataataataataataataataatatttaaaaagATCTAAACTAAACTACCTCATCACGTGCCTCCATGCCTTCTGGATTGTCAGCTCGAAAGAAATCAGCAGACTGCAAAGAGGTatatgaaataaataaataaataaagattatCCAAGAAAACATGACAAGCTAGTCCAACAACATTGTGATTTCAAAAATACAACTAACACTTCAGAATAGAATTAAGTATCCACCATCTTATTCACATGCGGCAATATTGAAACTTTTATGACCCTCCAAAGTACAAAACATCATATTATATCATGATGGATGTTAGCTTTAAAATATATTTATAGGATTTTTCCCTAATATCAAAGCTTCTTTAACTGTCTTATTTATAAACTTCAGCAATAGTGAAAACGTTTGTGTTATTAAACAGTAATGCAGTCCTGCAGATAACCATTAAATAAGAAGGCATAAAGCATTTAACCATAGTTTTAAAACCGGACTGGTCAAACCGGGAACCAGACCCATGAACCTCTCAAAATATGGCTTGACTGGTTAAAACCGCATAAACTGGTAAAACCTGGACCGGCCAGGTTCAAAGAGAATGGTTACTGCTgttttttgaaaaaatgaataaTTCGAAATGGCTTACCTCTCATATTCGAGCACGGCTCAAAATAACAATATAGTTCTGTGCTTTGTTACTTTCCCAGTTGGTTGTTGATGATATTTAAGTGCTTTAAATTTATCTATGCAATTCACAAATCTGATTTGAATGTCTTTCATTTTTTTCACAGGAACTAATTACTTGTCTATTTTTTTTATGAACTGGTTACTTGCTTTGTTATTACACCTCACTACCTTTcttaaaataataataataataataataaccttaaaaatgcattttaatttttagTATCAATAATAGATAAAGTAttaaagaaaaaatattaaatagaTATTAACCAGGTCAACTGTCATGCAGTCCGACCATTGACCCAATACCTTGACCGGGTCGATAACCAGACTAGGTTTTAAAACAACATGTTTAACAGATTCTTGTAATAAAGTTTACCTGATTAGCTCCATGCTTAAGGCGGCGATACTGCGACATCCAAAAGTAAATGTGTTAATCTTCAAACTTGACATATTTCCAGTTTTCCAATAAATGCGAGCATATATATTATAAAGAAAAAGATGCTAAGAATGCAAACAACCTTCCCGACATTGAAGTGTTTGGTATCATGACCTAACCAACGAAGATATCTTGTAAGTTTAGCCGCAGTAAAAGTTTTACCTCGAGCTGGCAGACCCACCTACATAAAATAAACTACTTAGAAGAAACTACAATAATTTATTTTCATAAGCTTAAAAATACTACATTAGTAAAACTACAAATAGAAATATGGCATTTTCACCGGGTGTTTCCAAATTACAACTTTTGATATATATTTTTGCATTTCGAATCATATCTcttttaaaaaaatatgaaaCTTATTCAGTAACGGCTCATAATGCTAGAATAATACCAGGACAATCGCCAAATGTCTATCCTCCTTTAGCCCCAGCATCTGATCAGCAACAGCTGCAGCTGCAACAGCTCCAGCAGCAGCTGGCATTGAATTCTACCAATGAAAAAGCAAGGAACAAGCAATTAATTCACATGCAGTGAATTTAAATATTAAACAATAAATGAAAACTTTTGTACAAACCTTGGTACCAGTGCCCAAATTATCACCCGAGAAAATATTTGAACTAGAAGATCTTACAAGTCTAGGAGATCCAACACCTCTATCAACAAAATGTCCTTTCTGACTATCGTGCTTCTGCAGAGGTGAAAATGTTCCCACTGACTTGGATTCAACCATTCCCGAACTCTGAAACACCTTAGATGGATCTGGCACAACAACCTCCATTTCCTGGTCGGAACATCAACATAAGCTATCAGAATCTTTTTTTTGTGTTTCCGCTTAACATCAGGAAGCGCACTTTGTTAAATTTTCAATAAACTGATATTTGCTACTTTTAAGAATCAAGAGCATTCAATGGTAGTCACAAATTACAAATAAAGGAAAAAAGAATAAATTCACTTTTGTATAATGAATCAATTAGTTTTTTGCAAGAGCAGTTACAGATCCACTACGTAAAAAGAATTAAAGTTTCATGAGAGAGAGCACCAAATTAGCACATTATAATATCCGGCATCTGTCTGCTAGTCAAAGTTGAGGAGCGAAGAAAATCAGGGCAAGCTTGAACCAAGTAAAATCTTATCAAAATACAATTAATAATCAATTATCCTCTTTTCCTACAACAATCGGTAATGAACTAATAGTCCATCTAGAAAGAATAATCATGACAGGATCATAATTTTAAAATATGAATTTGAATGTTAAACCTTAGTGGAAGATGAACTTCCATCAGACCCACTAATTAGTGACCGTGGATTCTCTGTATTGTTGGCTGCATATACATGGGCTGAATTTGCAGAGGTTGAGGGAGCTGGGACAACATAATGCTCAAGATCAAGTTCCAAACCTGCAGAAGAACCATTCTAAACAAAAAATAAAGTAATCTTAAATCAACGGAATCTTGACAATAACCGTTTCGCATAACATCTATCTCGGGTAAGAAATGTACTACGAAGCAAAGTAATAAATTATAGCCCCGCATGGAGAGACAACAAAATTTGAAGGGATTGATGAAAATCCTGACTGCATTACCTATAGAACAACCAAAGGAAAAACTAACTTAAGTATAAATTAAAAATGGCGATGACAAGAAAAAGTTCTGGTTTTGAGAGCAAGAGATCATGTATCTACACACCATCACAATACATGCAATCAGAATAACGAGTTGTATACAAAGAAAAACGAAGGTGGCAAAGAAGAAAGATTGTATTTCAAACTAGTTGCATAATATGAAACTTGAAACAGAAGAAACACCTTCATTAAATATGGGTTTAAATTTTAAAAGATCGTTCATGATATCTTTCAAGAGGTAAAATAACCAGTGTTATCAAATAGCGGCTATAGTGGCGCTAAAGCATAGCGAAACTTGAACCAACGGCTATTGTTTATGATGTCAAATAGAAATTATAGTGGCACTGCAGCATAGGAAAATCGAAAAGACCGCTATTTTATGTGATTGAAGCAACCGAAAAGAACAGAAAGTAAGCTGGCAGTTTGGCCTTACCTCGCCACCTGTCTGTGGTGTAGAGCTTATGCTGACATCGGGAATCCCACGTACGGCCGAAGGACGGAAATTCTCCTGGTAAGCCCTCCAACTAGCCGCAAGGTCAAAGGGAGAAACCCTGTCTGCTTTAACAAATACTTGATACTCAAGAACCTCACCACTATCAACCTTAAACAGTGCAAGTCTGGCATCCTCCCCCAGCGCTCCCCCAATAAGTTGGCGGCTAGGACCCTCCTCAACAAAACAAGGCACGTCGCTATCTTTAGGCTTCAATAAGAATTTGAAATCCAAAGTTTCTGAATATCCCACATCAAGAAATCAATCAGCTCCAGAAACAAAACACCTCTTCAATGATTACCATACTATCCCACAAAAATACCATGCTATCACATTCTCCAACCCTCCCCCTATAACCTCAGAATCTCAAGACATCAAGACATTATTCACTGTTTCATTGACCATACTTTTGTGAAGTCATTAATAGTTTTAATTAACTTATAACTTATGAGCTATGAAGCACAGACACCTAAAACACGACACTGATACTAACACGCCGACATCagtaataatttgaaaaatgaattaattaaacATAATCACAAGTTCAATATCGGTTTCGAACACCAACACTAACAAAGACACATTTTTTCATAGGTGTCGGTGCTCGAGAGCTTATGAGTAACTTCTAGCTTACAAGCGATTGTCATTGTCAATTGAGATAAGACTCTCCTACACTTAAAAACCATACAAAAGGCCCTTAACTTCTAGATTCTCAAACCCCAACTAGAATAATCACGAGGTTTAAGACCAAAAACACTTCTAGATTCTCAATTAAGGTAAGTTTATTCTTCATCCACTAAAAAAACTGTCATAagaattattttaaaatatatcTTTTCCACATGTGTCCATTAAGAATTTTATCTATGTAACTGACAAGTTGTTAGAAAGTACTCTAAAAAAAGGAAACAAAATCAGAAACATAAAAGTAGAGTAAAAGCTAagaaagcaaaaaaaaaaaaaaaaaatagaaaagaaagCATTACCGTGATTAGGTGGAACAACAAAGCTAAGTTCCCACATTGAAACCGATTCTCGCTCCAAAGGAAGCTAAAAGAAAGTCAGAATTAAGTAAAATAGAAGAAAAATAGAAAGAAGACATGAAGAAACAGAAAATTACAGCTTTGGAAGACTCCCAAGAGCCAACGACGTGAGGAACAAGGTGAGCAGTGAGTTTGTGATTCTCCATCTTGAGAGAAACGTAGAGTTGTCGACCTGATTGATCATCGTTGTCGAGTCTGTCTTTGCTTCCTTCAGAACCGCCGTCGGTTTCCTTTGATGAACCAGTTCCCATCTATGTGTGTGTGATTCTGTGATGATGATTCGGATATATGGATAGTGGATGAGGGTGTGTGCGGGTTTTTCTATTTTTCTGGTGCGAAAATGTTTGGATTTATCGTCGATGGAATTTATGGCGAATTGTGCTGCGGATTTAGATACACACTTAACACCTTTTTGTATAATTTGTCACAAATAGATATCAATAACTAAAATGGATTTGACTCTTGTATAAAAAGAAATTTGAAACCATTAAATTATTCCTAAAATGATCGACAAGGTTGAGTCAAAAATAAAAAGGTTAACAAGTAATAAAGAGTATAAGAGTTTGTTATGgtataaaaataatatttttaccTTTTCGGCTTATATTAAtggaaaaaaaattatttattaacTATTATTTTACTTTTAAATTGTAACTTTtctactaacttttaattttttttctttgaAGTAGTTTTTGAATTTGTAATTTGTGATTTTTTTCTTCCATTTAATCCTTAAGTTATagaaaatataatataaaaataGTATTTCTTTTATTTATAACTAGCGTCCATGTCCGCTTTTTTTACTAGGCTAACGCGTGAAAATATTAGTAGTTTCTCTTTTTATAAGTTTGATTTTATATAAATTATTTATATGATGAAACATATGGTATTTATTCAGATGCATATTAAATTTTGTTTGCAATGTAATATTCTTTGTATTAAATTTTGTTTGAATTGAGAAAACCGCATTGTGACGTGTTATTCAACCGTTTTTTTTCAAACAAATCAATAATATAAGTGGAATAAATTGGTGATTTGGAATACCGTATTATGAAAAAAGAAAATAGATGACACCAAAATTAACTTTTGTCTTTATATATTATTATAGATTGTTCAAAACAATAAGAAGATTTAGATAAAAAAAAAAATGTTTCTAACAGTTTATTAAGCAAATAAACATAAACTTTAAAAGAGAGATATTAAGTGACATTGTTGCTTAATAGGAAGGTCAACCATATAATCAAAATCAGAACTCTCTCTTAACTTAATTTTgcataaatttgtatatattaACTTAATTTTGCATAAAGTTTGtatatattaatttaaaaaaatctaaatttataaaatttccatttaatattttcaaatacaaatgctcaaaatatttaaaattaattgATTTGAAATGAAGACAAATACTCAAAATATCTAAAATTGATTGAGTATTTTGATTAGTAACAGTAATCCATGAATAATGGGTTGGTTGGAATAAAGATATAATCGGAATGAAAATATATCACTTCAAAATATTATATCCCCATTATAGATAGTTATAGATACACTAATTAGAATTTATTAGAATTAAAAGTAAGATGTCATAGTTTCTCTGAAATACTTCAATGTTAAATTCTATGAAACAATTTAATAATGCAAATTGCatattataataattaaaaatcatattataCTTCTAAGTTGTTAAATTCTAAATTGTTTTAAATTGTTTCCTATTCTTTTTCTTAGCATCATATCTCTCATATTATTTATCTTAATTTATAATCTTTCTCCGTCTTTTTAGTATGCACACGCAAAACAATTTTCTGTCCATAAATATATTTCGATTTTTAACTAAATAGAAAAGAAAGACGAAAAATTGTATGAATCAGAGTCAAATATAGATAGAAGGATTTGTAGTAGAAAAATATCTCAAGATACATGTCATTAAAATGACAAATAGTAATCATTAATCATCTATTATGCAATACTATATGCTTTAAAAATCAGAAATAtaataatgtaaaataaattgGATCAACAAACTTAATGAAATAATAGACTATATATTTTAGCAAATTTGGTAATTATTGACATGTTATATCTGTTCTTTAAAACAACTAATGGTAGAACTTAAAGAAGAAAATTGTGAACATAAGGGATCAACAAACTTAATGAAATAATAGactatatattttattttatcatattgaaagatatgcattaaaaatattttattttatcatattgaAATATCAAAGCAAAAAAATATGgtaaataataaaacaaaaataaaataattaattatttttttatgttatttcGGACTAACCTTGTTAGTGTTATAGATAAGTATAAAATCCAAAATGGTTGAATATAAAATAGAAAGTTATATTTCTTTAAAAAAAAGTTATATAAAATTACAACAACTGAAAAATTCGAAATGTTGAATAGGAATTAGGAAGTTATTTATGGTTACAACAGTTAATGAAAGTTATAgatattatatttttttttataatgaAATGTTTTATTACTTGTAATGAAATGTAATGAAGCTATTTTTATAATGAAATGTTGAAAAAATAGAAGAGGATTTTTAACTTATGTCATCATTCAACCGTTAATGAAAGTTATAgatattatattttttttgtgagAGATGGAAGTTAGTTTATGAATTGGTAACCAACAAAAGATATCAACCACTCaagttatttataaaaaagataaagggtaattttggaataaaaatatgtcactccaaaacttgtatcccctttatatatagttatagattaTGTATTAATAAAATTAGAAgttttaaataaaaaacaattttgaatattttaataattttgaataaaaaataattaatgtAATACTTTAAAGATGGCCCGGGTTGAGAGGAGGAAAAGAGAGAgaaatgttttgaaaaataaaaaagattgagcaaaaagaataaaaaagaatTTTAAGTAGGACAATTTTGAAAGATTTgtctttattcataacattaaaAATCTCTGAAAAACTCAAAATTTGTATTGAAGGAGGATTTTGAAGGGTTAGACAAATTgtttaaatataatttttttatagtatttcaaaaattaaaaatatattagtgataaatattattttatcattctaaataaaacaattaaaaaaaattttaaaaaaaatgttttaaaaaaattattgGCTTAAATGCACTATTAGTAAGGGTATTGCAAAAGTTAACTTTTAGTCCCCCATTTTGAAAAAAGAGTTTTTTGGTCCTTGAACTTTGTATCGCTTTGGATTTACATAGTCTCCCTCCATTTTATCATTGCTAGCAGTCTCATTAATGACGTGGCAAGACACTGTTGGGGTTAGGTCATATTTTTTcatattatttaattaaaatgtttgattaaattttttaaaataaaaaaatgttaTGTATTTCATTAAAAAATAATTAGTTCTAATTAAATAGTCAAAACTCAATCCAAAAATAAGTTATCTCACTCAACATTTCTGAAAATGCGGGGAAGAACCCTAATCCCAAATCCCAAATCAAATTTCTGGGAATCTCATGAAGAATCCTAATCCCAAATCAAATTTCGGGGAATCTCATGAAGAATCCTAATCCCAAATCCCAAATAATTTCTACCCTCATTCAATATTATGTGAAGCATATAAAGAACCTAAAATCTAAATCCCAAATCATTTCTGAAAAAGCACGTGAGGCATGCGAAGATGAGCAACGGTAACTTCGAAAGAAGAGATTAAGTAAAGTTATGTTTATGGTATGTTTTCTTATCACCATCATTGTCGTTGTTATTCAGTGGTCCACCATTTTTAGTTAAATATGTGGTCCTAGATGTTTGTCTTTGTCGAGCAAGTGGTCCACCATTTTTATTTAATGTTACTTGTTACACTACaccaaaaactggaatagacagcgcaccttagagggcgctttattacaaaagtgcactctaaagtgaagagaaaatataaggagcgaacaactggaatagacaacgcactttagagggcgcttttgtaacaaagcgccatctaaagtgaagcgaaaaaataatgatgaaatggagggacaccaatagagggcgcgtttatgaaagcgccctctaagggtacccttagagggcgcttttaaaaaagtcatctctaagtccatgtacatttccagtttataaggcgcttttggaaagccttagagagcgcttttagaagcgccctcttagggcccctttagagggcgctttttttacacaagcgccctctaaggtcccctttagtaaacattaaaattataacatatactgcatgtctctttattttccctcgctatatgctatttcgtttacgtaactgggttttctctctactgcgattactctctactacgattactctcgtcctccgttcgttctccctccctcaccgtcgtcgtcgccgtcgcctttttctgctgttgcgttcacgttcactgagttatctgcgtccaccgtcgctgttcactttcttctccatcgttaccgtcaccttgaaggtatttctctcaatagtttgtattttcaggtgtttgattagggcattttctaaactgagttttacattttgtgcattatgttgattaatgttgtttagggcaaacgagcactatatggtgttcatgagcacctttgttgaaaatcattttttgttatttttttgtgtatggttttgatcactgaatgttgtatgttgtatggttatgtaaggttttttatttctgattgaaaactgatgtcatttggagtgtgtttgagcttgtgcttggaagtttgatgattatggatgcaagtttgttcatgttccaaacaccataagtttgcattggtcttttgtatgcagtaggtgtgtgtgagtttgtattcaataatgatgaaaaaaagagagagtttagattgttgtaacatgagagaaatggaaggtatatgaatgtgttttttgtgtagcttcacgaatatggtcattgtcttacttgggtcttattgaatcatttctatattacagataaaatggctagtaaccaagatgatacccatgacgcgagtggatcacgtaacaatgttgaaaatgaaatcaaacgaggattgactgttatgaagtcaatcattcgtgcaagagacaagggtgaaaaattcgaagtacattggagtgctgaagaccaactaattgagcctaacggttcaatgttggcaagttacattggtttccttgttcgacaacatattccaattacatgtgataattggagaagtccggaattgaaggttggcaaagaaaaaatatggtccgagatacaggtacttaccatatattgttatatgttttttttgttgactatttgttgaccatatattgttataatattacttataataacacactccatgtgtatgttttttagagatcctttcacatcgaataaagccggcaaaaatattgtattcaattggccggaaaaagactccgaggatttcgatcctttttgtccaacaaatttctcaaggatgaggaaggaaaatttgttgaagcagaacgaccaatgaagtatgcggagattatttcagccgaagaatgggataactttgtcgccaaacgaagaaacgaaaaattccatgtaatgtctattaattatggtattatacaattgttaagttacttggttctgatatgccttaaacttttttatccaggaaataagcgacaaaaatcggaaaagggcatcaaaacccgcgtatccgtacaaaaaagggcgtacgggatatgtacggttacaacaaagaattgtgagtatattcaaatgctatgagcttatacattgtcacaatatgttataattgatgatcttataatctgattcaatgtgtagctaaccgaggagaaaagtgacgcaacatctcttccggagcacgtattgtggaaggctgctcgggttgggaaggatggggctgtcgttgaagcggttcaaaatgtttatgacgaatgtgtaagtatatataacattatttctttaattatatcgaaaattttgttagaaatataattcatttttaatctcctctaataatatttcaggagactttatcccaaaccttaccttcaaccaaggtccaggattgcaggagcctacttagtcgagtactaaatgttcctgagtattccggtcgtgtgaggggtaagggttttggtgtaactccgtcgtcattttataaaaaaccaaaaacaaaaaatcctaccaacaaagaggtgatggagaccttggcggagttaaggacacaagtactcgaactgcaaaaggagaatgcaaggtatagagaggaaaggcgcggttccgaggcaaaagatactagtgaccgagctagtatcaattgtcaaccgaaatttcccgaggtaattatatatgttattatgaaattaaaatagcacttttttacttgacacatatacacgttaacaataacatatttattattggtttagggcattacaccttgtcagctatatctatcgtcaccaacttaccgcatagttggcaagggaaaagtgcacaacacttcgggtgaattacttcaccataatcccctcccggtgagatatatgaaagtttcggttgaccttgtattagatacggacgcgcttctaccattacctgacgttgtttcagagacaacgttgatgcgagatgcagtcggatcctttgttggatggccgtcagatctaattttcccagatgccgaggtatatatgttctaaatgattatgaatatttagtattcacatttcaattcagctgcaattatgatatttaatcaatccttattacatggtaatgttagactcctacaagacccacacataaagctggtaaagggatttcaagacgcatcgagtcggttgcatctcaaaaagaggtacaaatatatatacccattgaattatatacgcaacgattctgttgcatcacaaaaagtcatgatttaatttatatgaatttttaggttcccggtcgaatgttgaaaaaagctggtaaggatattccaacgaagtccgggacaaaaacaaatcctaaatctcaaaaagaggtacaaatatatatacccattgaattatatatACAATGATTCTGTTGCATaacaaaaagtcatgatttaatttatatgaatttttaggttcccggtcgaatgttgaaaaaagctggtaaggatattccaacgaagtccgggacaaaaacaaatcctaaatctcaaaaagaggtacaaatatatatatccattgaattatatacacaacgattctgttgcatcacaaaaagtcatgatttaatttatatttttaggttcccggtcaaatgttggacaaagctagtaaggaaattccaacgacgtccgggacaaaatctcaaattatgatgcgtcttgagaaaatggtggaagagtcagatattatgcacggcgccatccgtagtgtagatatggatgaaggtgttttcggaattgctcattccgaattaattgcaaaggaggacatgcaacaactttttgaacacgaagaattgggcatcgctgtcattcatacatacatatggtactccgatcaatctattatttacttagttgaacaatttacttacacatttcaatgagtagtctaatgtttattatgtttctatttaaggtatatgtatgacacattgatgcggggaactgaattgtgtaaccgattcaattttattgctgcttcccgtatcaacacaacgtttataacgaaaaatccaacatccgtaatgaatgaactagtcgat containing:
- the LOC127084532 gene encoding 6-phosphofructo-2-kinase/fructose-2,6-bisphosphatase codes for the protein MGTGSSKETDGGSEGSKDRLDNDDQSGRQLYVSLKMENHKLTAHLVPHVVGSWESSKALPLERESVSMWELSFVVPPNHETLDFKFLLKPKDSDVPCFVEEGPSRQLIGGALGEDARLALFKVDSGEVLEYQVFVKADRVSPFDLAASWRAYQENFRPSAVRGIPDVSISSTPQTGGENGSSAGLELDLEHYVVPAPSTSANSAHVYAANNTENPRSLISGSDGSSSSTKEMEVVVPDPSKVFQSSGMVESKSVGTFSPLQKHDSQKGHFVDRGVGSPRLVRSSSSNIFSGDNLGTGTKNSMPAAAGAVAAAAVADQMLGLKEDRHLAIVLVGLPARGKTFTAAKLTRYLRWLGHDTKHFNVGKYRRLKHGANQSADFFRADNPEGMEARDEVAALAFEDMLSWMHEGGQVGIFDATNSNRRRRNMLMKLAEGKCKIIFLETICNDVNIIEKNIRLKIQQSPDYAEEPDFEAGLADFKNRLANYEKVYEPVGEGSYIKMIDKVSGHGGQIQVNNISGYLPGRIVFFLVNTHLTPRPILLTRHGESQDNVRGRIGGDTAISEAGELYSKKLANFVEKRLKSERAASIWTSTLQRTILTASPIVGFPKIQWRALDEINAGVCDGMTYEEIKKNRPEEYESRKKDKLRYRYPRGESYLDVIQRLEPVIIELERQRAPVVVISHQAVLRALYAYFADRPLKEVPHIEMPLHTIIEIQMGVTGVQEKRYKLMD